A window from Streptomyces sp. NBC_00271 encodes these proteins:
- a CDS encoding AAA family ATPase, which yields MHEVSGPAEVRARLEKTGYLVDDGLAVACFLALRLHRPLFCEGDAGVGKTALASALAEAMDAPLIRLQCYEGIDASQALYDWDFPRQLLHLRAAEAAGVTDADRLEGELYDRRFLVTRPLLRALETQPSVLLVDEIDRADDEFEAFLLELLSEYTITIPELGTLRAQLPPVVVLTSNRTREVHDALKRRCLYHWFDHPGFARELAIVRRRLPRVTERLAEQVTALAQALRAEDLVKPPGVAETIDWAEALDALGASEVDAELAVATLGSVLKYREDAERARGLDLSAILAARET from the coding sequence ATGCACGAGGTGAGCGGTCCGGCGGAGGTGCGGGCCCGCCTGGAGAAGACGGGGTATCTCGTCGACGACGGGCTGGCCGTGGCCTGCTTCCTGGCGCTGCGGCTGCACCGGCCGCTGTTCTGCGAGGGTGACGCGGGCGTGGGCAAGACCGCGCTCGCGTCCGCCCTGGCCGAGGCGATGGACGCCCCGCTGATCCGGCTCCAGTGCTACGAGGGCATCGACGCCTCCCAGGCCCTGTACGACTGGGACTTCCCGCGTCAGCTGCTGCACCTGCGGGCGGCCGAGGCGGCGGGCGTGACGGATGCCGACCGGCTCGAAGGGGAGCTGTACGACCGGCGGTTCCTCGTCACGCGTCCGCTGCTGCGGGCGCTGGAGACCCAGCCGTCGGTGCTGCTGGTCGACGAGATCGACCGCGCGGACGACGAGTTCGAGGCGTTCCTGCTGGAGTTGCTGTCCGAGTACACGATCACCATTCCGGAACTGGGCACCCTGCGGGCGCAGCTGCCGCCCGTCGTGGTGCTGACCTCGAACCGGACGCGTGAAGTGCACGACGCGCTGAAGCGGAGGTGTCTCTACCACTGGTTCGACCATCCCGGGTTCGCCCGTGAACTCGCCATCGTACGAAGGCGGTTGCCGCGGGTCACGGAGCGGCTGGCCGAGCAGGTGACCGCACTCGCGCAGGCCCTGCGCGCCGAGGACCTGGTCAAGCCGCCCGGGGTCGCGGAGACCATCGACTGGGCGGAGGCCCTGGACGCGCTGGGGGCGAGCGAGGTGGACGCGGAGCTGGCGGTGGCGACCCTGGGGTCGGTGCTGAAGTACCGGGAGGACGCCGAGCGGGCACGGGGGCTGGATCTGTCGGCGATCCTCGCGGCACGGGAGACGTGA
- a CDS encoding FAD binding domain-containing protein — MIPPAFDYVRPASVDEAVRTLADTGEDAKVLAGGQSLLPLLRLRLAFPELVVDVGRIQELRGIREDAGTLVIGAMTTHHDVIRDPLVRRHAGLLAAATATVADPAVRHRGTLGGSLAHADPAGDLPAVVLALDATLIAVGPDGQRAIPAREFFVDYLQTALRPDELLVRVEIPSTEGWGFHYEKFQRVAQAWAVVGVAALVRRDDGHLAESRIGLTNMGSTPLRATSTEAALTGADAEPGAVGRAAEAAAEGTHPSSDPSGSPEYRAHLARVLTRRAVLAALE; from the coding sequence ATGATTCCCCCCGCATTCGACTATGTACGGCCCGCGAGCGTCGACGAGGCCGTGCGCACCCTCGCGGACACGGGCGAGGACGCGAAGGTGCTGGCCGGCGGGCAGAGCCTGCTGCCCCTGCTCCGGCTGCGGCTCGCCTTCCCCGAACTGGTCGTCGACGTCGGCCGGATCCAGGAGCTGCGCGGGATCCGCGAGGACGCCGGCACGCTGGTCATCGGCGCGATGACCACGCACCACGACGTCATCCGCGATCCGCTGGTGCGCCGGCACGCCGGGCTCCTGGCGGCGGCCACCGCCACGGTCGCCGATCCCGCCGTACGCCATCGCGGCACCCTCGGTGGTTCGCTCGCACACGCCGATCCGGCCGGTGACCTGCCCGCCGTGGTCCTCGCGCTCGACGCGACCTTGATCGCGGTGGGACCGGACGGGCAGCGCGCGATCCCGGCCCGCGAGTTCTTCGTCGACTATCTGCAGACCGCGCTGCGCCCGGACGAACTGCTGGTGCGGGTGGAGATCCCGTCGACCGAGGGCTGGGGCTTCCACTACGAGAAGTTCCAGCGGGTCGCGCAGGCCTGGGCGGTGGTCGGGGTGGCGGCGCTCGTCCGGCGGGACGACGGACACCTCGCCGAGTCCCGGATCGGACTGACCAACATGGGCTCCACGCCTCTGCGGGCCACGTCCACCGAGGCGGCGCTCACCGGCGCCGACGCCGAACCGGGCGCAGTGGGACGGGCCGCCGAGGCGGCGGCGGAGGGCACGCACCCCTCGTCCGATCCCTCGGGCTCACCCGAGTACCGCGCGCACCTGGCCCGGGTGCTGACGCGACGCGCGGTGCTGGCCGCCCTGGAGTAG
- a CDS encoding xanthine dehydrogenase family protein molybdopterin-binding subunit, whose protein sequence is MTDQVVEPEVGRSRPRKEDARLVTGQTNWTDNINVNGLLHLAILRSPMAHARIDRIDVAPARERPGVVAAFTGQDLAEGLGSLPCAWPVTEDIVLPDHPPIAVDEVRYAGDPVAVVVARDRYAAADALEAVEVDYTPLPPVLDLEAALAEDAPLVHSDQGTNRCYVWPLATGESYATVRERADVVLKRRYLQQRLIPNAMEPRAVVVTPLAASGEYTVYSATQIPHILRIMLAVVTGIPEQKLRVIAPDVGGGFGSKLQVYGEEALALTVARRLGRPVKWTESRSEGYLATHHGRGMIQDIEIAATREGRLLGLKVDLLADMGAYLMLVTPGIPILGAFMYPAIYKMDAYDFTCTGVFTTRTPTDAYRGAGRPEATYAIERIMDELAVELDLDPIELRRLNWIRHEEFPYTSIAGLTYDSGNYEAATDKALALFGYDKLRAEQADRNRRGDSVRLGIGVSTYTEMCGLAPSRVLRDLRYAAGGWEAASIRMLPTGKVEVVTGTSPHGQGHVTCWSQIAADVLGVPFEDIEVVHGDTRAAPQGMDTYGSRSLVVGGAAVHHAARKVVEKARKVAAHLLEASEHDLEFTHGVFSVKGSPEARKTIQEVAFETFSSHDLPDGMEPTINAEHLVDPDNFSYPHGTHLCAVEVDTETGRTTIRSYVCVDDVGSVINPVIVEGQVHGGVAQGIAQALYEEAVYDDEGNLVSGTMADYFVPSAVDLPEFVTDRTETPATSNPLGSKGVGESGTIASTPAVVNAIVDALRPLGVTEVRMPCTPQRVWEALRSARSSEEASA, encoded by the coding sequence GTGACGGACCAGGTCGTCGAACCGGAGGTCGGCCGTTCCCGGCCGCGCAAGGAGGACGCCCGTCTGGTCACCGGGCAGACCAACTGGACCGACAACATCAACGTCAACGGACTGCTCCACCTGGCCATCCTGCGCAGTCCCATGGCACACGCCCGGATCGACCGGATCGACGTCGCACCCGCCCGCGAGCGCCCCGGCGTGGTCGCCGCGTTCACCGGCCAGGACCTCGCCGAGGGCCTGGGCTCGCTCCCCTGCGCCTGGCCGGTCACGGAAGACATCGTGCTGCCCGACCACCCGCCGATCGCGGTCGACGAGGTCCGGTACGCGGGAGACCCGGTGGCCGTCGTCGTGGCCCGCGACCGGTACGCGGCCGCCGACGCCCTGGAGGCCGTCGAGGTCGACTACACACCCCTGCCCCCGGTGCTCGACCTGGAGGCCGCCCTCGCCGAGGACGCCCCGCTGGTCCACTCCGACCAGGGCACCAACCGCTGCTACGTCTGGCCGCTGGCCACCGGCGAGAGCTACGCGACCGTGCGGGAGCGCGCGGACGTCGTCCTGAAGCGCCGCTACCTCCAGCAGCGCCTGATCCCCAACGCGATGGAGCCGCGCGCCGTCGTGGTCACGCCGCTCGCCGCCTCCGGCGAGTACACCGTCTACTCGGCCACGCAGATCCCGCACATCCTGCGGATCATGCTCGCCGTCGTCACCGGCATCCCCGAGCAGAAGCTGCGCGTGATCGCCCCCGACGTCGGCGGCGGCTTCGGCTCCAAGCTCCAGGTCTACGGCGAGGAAGCCCTCGCCCTGACCGTCGCCCGGCGGCTCGGACGGCCCGTGAAGTGGACCGAGTCGCGCTCCGAGGGCTACCTCGCGACCCACCACGGCCGCGGCATGATCCAGGACATCGAGATCGCCGCCACCCGCGAGGGCAGACTGCTCGGCCTCAAGGTCGACCTCCTCGCCGACATGGGCGCCTACCTGATGCTCGTCACCCCGGGCATCCCGATCCTGGGCGCCTTCATGTACCCGGCGATCTACAAGATGGACGCGTACGACTTCACGTGCACCGGCGTCTTCACCACCAGGACGCCGACCGACGCCTACCGCGGCGCGGGACGCCCCGAGGCGACGTACGCCATCGAACGGATCATGGACGAGCTGGCCGTCGAACTCGACCTGGATCCCATCGAGTTGAGGCGACTCAACTGGATCAGGCACGAGGAGTTCCCGTACACGTCCATCGCGGGTCTGACCTACGACAGCGGCAACTACGAGGCCGCCACGGACAAGGCGCTCGCCCTCTTCGGATACGACAAGCTGCGCGCCGAGCAGGCGGACCGCAACCGGCGCGGCGACTCGGTACGCCTGGGCATCGGCGTGTCCACGTACACCGAGATGTGCGGGCTCGCGCCCAGCCGGGTGCTGCGTGACCTGCGGTACGCGGCCGGGGGCTGGGAGGCGGCGAGCATCCGCATGCTGCCCACCGGCAAGGTCGAGGTGGTCACCGGCACCAGCCCGCACGGGCAGGGTCATGTGACCTGCTGGAGCCAGATCGCTGCCGATGTGCTCGGGGTTCCCTTCGAGGACATCGAGGTGGTGCACGGCGACACCAGGGCGGCGCCCCAGGGCATGGACACCTACGGCTCGCGCTCGCTCGTCGTGGGCGGGGCCGCGGTGCACCACGCGGCGCGCAAGGTGGTGGAGAAGGCGCGGAAGGTGGCCGCGCACCTGCTGGAGGCGAGCGAGCACGACCTGGAGTTCACGCACGGCGTGTTCTCCGTGAAGGGCTCGCCCGAGGCGCGCAAGACCATCCAGGAGGTCGCGTTCGAGACGTTCTCCTCGCACGACCTGCCCGACGGCATGGAGCCCACCATCAACGCCGAGCACCTGGTCGACCCGGACAACTTCTCCTACCCGCACGGCACCCACCTGTGCGCGGTCGAGGTCGACACCGAGACCGGACGCACCACCATCCGCTCGTACGTGTGCGTCGACGACGTCGGCAGCGTCATCAACCCGGTGATCGTCGAGGGGCAGGTGCACGGCGGGGTCGCGCAGGGCATCGCCCAGGCGCTGTACGAGGAGGCCGTGTACGACGACGAGGGCAACCTCGTCTCCGGCACGATGGCCGACTACTTCGTGCCCTCGGCGGTCGACCTGCCCGAGTTCGTGACGGACCGGACGGAGACACCGGCGACCTCGAATCCCCTGGGTTCCAAGGGAGTCGGAGAGTCGGGGACCATCGCCTCCACGCCGGCCGTCGTCAACGCGATCGTGGACGCGCTGCGCCCGCTCGGAGTGACCGAGGTGAGGATGCCCTGCACGCCGCAGCGGGTCTGGGAAGCCCTTCGGTCCGCCCGCTCCAGCGAGGAGGCGTCGGCATGA
- a CDS encoding (2Fe-2S)-binding protein, giving the protein MTRISVKVDGTTYEDEVEPRLLLVHYLRDHLGLTGTPIGCDTSNCGACTVDLDGETVKSCSVLAVQADGSEVTTIQGLAHDGEWHALQKAFHERHALQCGYCTPGMIMAARDLLRENPAPGPQEVREALEGNLCRCTGYQNIVRAVLAASGQEVSS; this is encoded by the coding sequence ATGACCCGCATTTCGGTAAAGGTGGACGGCACCACGTACGAGGACGAGGTCGAACCCCGCCTTCTCCTGGTCCACTATCTGCGCGACCACCTGGGTCTGACCGGCACCCCGATCGGCTGCGACACGTCGAACTGCGGGGCCTGCACGGTCGACCTGGACGGGGAGACCGTCAAGAGCTGCTCGGTCCTCGCCGTCCAGGCGGACGGAAGCGAAGTGACCACCATCCAGGGGCTGGCGCACGACGGTGAGTGGCATGCGCTCCAGAAGGCGTTCCACGAGCGGCACGCGCTCCAGTGCGGCTACTGCACCCCCGGGATGATCATGGCGGCCCGCGATCTGCTGCGCGAGAACCCGGCCCCGGGCCCGCAGGAGGTACGCGAGGCACTGGAGGGCAACCTCTGCCGCTGCACCGGCTACCAGAACATCGTGCGCGCGGTCCTCGCCGCCTCCGGACAGGAGGTGTCGTCGTGA
- a CDS encoding translation factor GTPase family protein, translating into MHMLNLGILAHVDAGKTSLTERLLHSVGVIDEIGSVDDGNTQTDSLALERQRGITIKSAVVSFAVDDVTVNLIDTPGHPDFIAEVERVLSVLDGAVLVISAVEGVQAQTRVLMRTLRRLRIPTLVFVNKIDRGGACCERVLDAVAARLTPAIVPMGEAREQGTRDARFGLFDEARLGAPLLDLLSEHDDALLAAYVEGRVSYDLIRAALVRQTGQALVHPVFFGSAVTGAGVDELIAGIRELLPRAEADVDGPVSGSVFKVERGPAGEKIAYARMFSGTLRTRDRLPLGDGEEGRVTAISVFDQGAAVREQSVAAGRIGKLWGLADVRIGDTIGVPRKSSAGEHHFSPPTLETVVEPCRPADKGALHGALTQLAEQDPLIDLRQDETRKEISVSLYGEVQKEVIQATLADEFGIDVLFRETTPLCIERPLGSGAAVEFIKKGPNPFLATVGLRVDPAPVGSGVEFRLEVELGAMPYAFFKAVEDTVKETLAQGIHGWQVADCTVTMTHSGYWPRQSHAHQGFDKSMSSTGADFRGLTPLVVMDALRAAGTQVYEPMHRFTLEAPADTLGAVLPVLAKQGAVAGATELRGASCVLEGRIPVARVHGLERQLPGLTRGEGELECAFDHYAPVLRGTVPDRPRTDLNPLDRKEYLLNVTRRVGA; encoded by the coding sequence GTGCATATGCTCAACCTGGGAATCCTGGCGCACGTAGACGCCGGTAAGACAAGCCTGACCGAGCGGCTGCTGCACTCGGTCGGAGTCATCGACGAGATCGGCAGCGTCGACGACGGGAACACCCAGACCGATTCCCTCGCGCTGGAGCGGCAGCGCGGCATCACGATCAAGTCCGCCGTGGTCTCCTTCGCGGTCGACGACGTGACCGTCAATCTGATCGACACCCCGGGACACCCGGACTTCATCGCCGAGGTGGAGCGCGTGCTGAGCGTGCTCGACGGCGCCGTGCTGGTGATCTCCGCCGTGGAGGGCGTGCAGGCCCAGACCCGTGTGCTCATGCGGACGCTTCGGCGGCTGCGCATCCCCACGCTCGTCTTCGTCAACAAGATCGACCGCGGCGGGGCATGCTGCGAGCGCGTGCTCGACGCCGTCGCGGCGCGGCTCACCCCGGCGATCGTCCCCATGGGCGAGGCCCGGGAGCAGGGCACGCGGGACGCCCGCTTCGGCCTGTTCGACGAGGCCCGGCTCGGCGCGCCGTTGCTCGACCTGCTCTCCGAGCACGACGACGCGCTGCTCGCCGCGTATGTCGAGGGCCGGGTGTCGTACGACCTGATCCGCGCCGCTCTGGTGCGGCAGACCGGGCAGGCCCTGGTGCATCCGGTGTTCTTCGGCTCGGCCGTGACGGGCGCGGGGGTCGACGAACTGATCGCGGGGATCAGGGAGTTGCTGCCGCGCGCCGAGGCCGACGTCGACGGCCCGGTCTCGGGCAGCGTCTTCAAGGTCGAACGCGGGCCCGCCGGGGAGAAGATCGCGTACGCCCGGATGTTCTCCGGGACGCTGCGGACGCGCGACCGGCTGCCTCTGGGTGACGGTGAGGAGGGCAGGGTCACCGCGATCAGTGTCTTCGACCAGGGTGCGGCGGTGCGCGAGCAGTCCGTGGCGGCGGGGCGGATCGGCAAGCTCTGGGGCCTCGCGGACGTCCGTATCGGCGACACCATCGGCGTACCGCGGAAGTCGTCGGCCGGCGAGCACCACTTCTCGCCCCCGACTCTCGAAACCGTCGTCGAACCCTGCCGTCCCGCCGACAAGGGCGCACTGCACGGTGCCCTCACCCAATTGGCCGAGCAGGACCCACTGATCGATCTGCGCCAGGACGAGACGCGCAAGGAGATCTCCGTCTCGCTCTACGGAGAGGTGCAGAAAGAGGTCATCCAGGCGACTCTGGCCGATGAGTTCGGCATCGACGTCCTGTTCCGCGAGACGACACCCCTGTGCATCGAGCGGCCCCTCGGCAGCGGTGCGGCGGTCGAGTTCATCAAGAAGGGCCCCAACCCCTTTCTCGCGACCGTCGGCCTGCGCGTCGATCCGGCCCCGGTCGGCTCCGGGGTGGAGTTCCGGCTGGAGGTCGAGCTCGGAGCGATGCCGTACGCGTTCTTCAAGGCGGTCGAGGACACCGTGAAGGAGACGCTCGCGCAGGGAATCCACGGCTGGCAGGTTGCGGACTGCACGGTCACCATGACCCACTCCGGCTATTGGCCCCGGCAGAGCCACGCCCACCAGGGCTTCGACAAGAGCATGTCCAGCACGGGCGCCGACTTCCGGGGTCTGACCCCCCTGGTGGTCATGGACGCGCTGCGGGCGGCGGGCACCCAGGTGTACGAGCCGATGCACCGCTTCACGCTGGAGGCCCCGGCGGACACGCTGGGCGCGGTGCTGCCGGTGCTCGCGAAACAGGGAGCCGTCGCGGGGGCCACCGAGCTGCGGGGCGCTTCGTGCGTGCTGGAGGGCCGGATCCCGGTCGCCCGGGTCCATGGGCTGGAGCGGCAGCTCCCGGGGCTGACCCGCGGCGAGGGCGAGTTGGAATGCGCCTTCGACCACTACGCACCGGTCCTGCGGGGCACGGTCCCCGACCGCCCGCGCACCGACCTCAACCCGTTGGACCGGAAGGAGTACCTGCTGAACGTGACGCGGCGGGTCGGCGCCTGA
- a CDS encoding cellulase family glycosylhydrolase yields the protein MSKLRARLLGVLVLLTGFLSAVGAQPAAADGLPDSLWFDAPAAATLTVDKGRFLDGLGREVVLRGYNVSGETKLEENSGLPFASVADAKKSATALRALGGGNSVRFLLSWAHAEPVRGQVDSAYLAAVTDQIRAFLDAGIRVYPDFHQDLYSRYLFNSGSWYTGDGAPKWAVDAGNYPSESCGICIFWGQNITQNGAVKQAQYDFWHNAYGVQDAFLATAQATMAYVRQHLTTAQFAGLVGFDPFNEPYAGTYDSGQTSRTWERDLLWPFYVKFRARMDAAGWQDKPAFVEANLFWNSNIDSQKQEGGLLDAGTLGPRYVFNTHFYDQKAISGILMWGNAADGQYATDFGTVRDRASSAGTTAIVSEFGHPLSGTVSGKAPTVDKAMYQALDSRLPGATWWTKPASSGPVLSGNQWQWDIYNGRHHELMNGNASKVLTSGDAWNDEDLSAVRLDDSGTAVLRQDARLLDRLYPSATSGSTVAFTYEDRSRDGSTTLTWNPVPSSLPHVSQLVGSGQYGLLLWRSGGGSAPTELHLPASFPTASTTVVSDLGATISPPAYTTTTPIAVAPEPGGTGSRRLLLTAPDSGTLHYALVTNGASAPSADLLSAARSELSSWAASTVN from the coding sequence ATGTCGAAGTTACGTGCGCGTCTGCTCGGCGTCCTCGTGCTCCTCACCGGCTTCCTCTCGGCGGTGGGCGCCCAGCCCGCCGCCGCGGACGGACTCCCCGACTCCCTGTGGTTCGACGCGCCTGCGGCGGCCACTCTCACGGTCGACAAGGGCCGCTTCCTCGACGGACTCGGCCGCGAGGTCGTCCTGCGCGGCTACAACGTCTCCGGCGAGACGAAACTCGAAGAGAACAGCGGTCTGCCCTTCGCCTCGGTCGCCGACGCCAAGAAGTCCGCGACGGCCCTGCGGGCCCTCGGCGGCGGCAACTCCGTGCGCTTCCTGCTCTCCTGGGCCCACGCCGAACCCGTACGCGGCCAGGTCGACTCCGCCTACCTCGCCGCCGTCACCGACCAGATACGCGCCTTCCTCGACGCCGGAATCCGCGTGTATCCCGACTTCCACCAGGACCTCTACTCCCGCTACCTCTTCAACTCGGGCAGCTGGTACACCGGCGACGGAGCCCCCAAGTGGGCCGTGGACGCCGGGAACTACCCGAGCGAGTCCTGCGGGATCTGCATCTTCTGGGGTCAGAACATCACCCAGAACGGGGCCGTGAAGCAGGCACAGTACGACTTCTGGCACAACGCGTACGGCGTTCAGGACGCCTTCCTCGCCACGGCCCAGGCCACCATGGCCTACGTCAGACAGCACCTCACCACGGCCCAGTTCGCGGGCCTCGTCGGCTTCGACCCCTTCAACGAGCCGTACGCGGGTACCTACGACTCCGGGCAGACCAGCCGCACCTGGGAACGGGACCTGCTCTGGCCGTTCTATGTGAAGTTCCGGGCCCGGATGGACGCGGCCGGCTGGCAGGACAAGCCCGCCTTCGTCGAAGCCAACCTCTTCTGGAACTCCAACATCGACTCCCAGAAGCAGGAGGGCGGCCTACTCGACGCGGGCACCCTCGGCCCGCGCTATGTCTTCAACACCCACTTCTACGACCAGAAGGCCATCTCGGGCATCCTCATGTGGGGCAATGCCGCGGACGGCCAGTACGCCACCGACTTCGGGACGGTCCGCGACCGCGCATCGAGCGCGGGGACGACGGCGATCGTCAGCGAGTTCGGCCATCCGCTGTCGGGAACGGTCTCCGGCAAGGCCCCCACGGTCGACAAGGCGATGTACCAGGCCCTCGACTCCCGTCTGCCGGGCGCCACTTGGTGGACCAAACCGGCGTCCTCCGGCCCGGTCCTGTCCGGCAACCAGTGGCAGTGGGACATCTACAACGGCCGCCATCACGAGCTGATGAACGGCAACGCGAGCAAGGTCCTCACCTCCGGCGACGCCTGGAACGACGAGGACCTCTCGGCCGTACGCCTCGACGACTCCGGTACGGCCGTCCTGCGTCAGGACGCCCGCCTGCTCGACCGGCTCTATCCGAGCGCCACCTCGGGCAGCACGGTCGCCTTCACCTACGAGGACCGCTCCCGGGACGGCTCCACCACCCTGACCTGGAACCCGGTTCCGTCGTCCCTCCCGCACGTCTCCCAACTGGTGGGATCGGGTCAGTACGGGCTGCTCCTGTGGCGCTCGGGCGGCGGCAGCGCTCCCACCGAACTCCATCTCCCGGCGTCCTTCCCGACCGCGTCCACGACGGTGGTCTCCGACCTCGGGGCGACGATCTCCCCGCCCGCCTACACCACGACCACCCCGATCGCCGTGGCCCCCGAACCGGGCGGCACCGGCAGTCGCCGACTGCTGCTCACCGCACCGGACTCGGGGACCCTGCACTACGCGCTGGTCACGAACGGGGCGAGCGCCCCGTCCGCCGATCTGCTGAGCGCGGCCCGTTCCGAACTGAGCTCATGGGCCGCGTCGACGGTCAACTAG
- a CDS encoding YncE family protein: MSALRPRHLCTLAAAVALTFTLGGTATAASDRTAAQTAAADLREVMFVGNNWDGTANVIKSTGDFAKVGRINVVPDKDARMAEINADPIKWIYFQAIRNGVGEGHDQFVDDMYSTPDGRSVVVSRPSFADVVSIDLATGNINWRFPVAGYRSDHMAVSPDGTRVAVSASTANTVHVLDIDTGKQLGSFATGDKPHENIFTRDGKYIWNMAIGDVNTTLDDPWLDWTKGDRHITVVDATTYKQVKVIDMRQRLDAIGLTNYSDAVRPAVFSPDESKLYFQVSFFNGFLEYDVASDRITRVKTLPMNPATSTDRTTWVNDSRHHGISMNPSGTKLCVAGTMDDYATVVDRATLQEGPLVTASKPYWATVSGDGKDCIVSESGADQVTAIDFATGQKTVSVPVGDHPQRVRLGHVEANWTGPSTS; this comes from the coding sequence ATGTCTGCCCTCAGACCCAGACACCTCTGTACGCTCGCCGCCGCCGTCGCCCTCACCTTCACCCTCGGCGGTACGGCGACCGCGGCCTCCGACAGGACCGCCGCGCAGACCGCCGCGGCCGACCTGCGCGAAGTGATGTTCGTGGGCAACAACTGGGACGGCACCGCGAACGTCATCAAGTCCACCGGTGACTTCGCGAAGGTCGGCCGGATCAACGTCGTCCCGGACAAGGACGCGCGGATGGCGGAGATCAACGCCGATCCGATCAAGTGGATCTACTTCCAGGCCATCCGCAACGGTGTCGGCGAGGGCCACGACCAGTTCGTCGACGACATGTACTCCACGCCCGACGGCAGGTCGGTGGTCGTCTCCCGTCCGAGCTTCGCCGATGTCGTCTCGATCGACCTGGCGACCGGGAACATCAACTGGCGTTTCCCCGTGGCCGGTTACCGGTCCGACCACATGGCCGTCTCCCCCGACGGCACCCGCGTCGCGGTCTCCGCGTCGACCGCGAACACCGTGCACGTGCTGGACATCGACACGGGCAAGCAGCTGGGCTCCTTCGCCACCGGCGACAAGCCGCACGAGAACATCTTCACGCGGGACGGCAAGTACATCTGGAACATGGCCATCGGCGATGTGAACACCACACTCGACGACCCTTGGCTGGACTGGACGAAGGGCGACCGGCACATCACCGTCGTCGACGCGACCACCTACAAGCAGGTCAAGGTGATCGACATGCGGCAGCGCCTGGACGCGATCGGTCTCACGAACTACTCCGACGCGGTCCGGCCCGCCGTGTTCAGCCCCGACGAGTCCAAGCTGTACTTCCAGGTGTCGTTCTTCAACGGCTTCCTGGAGTACGACGTGGCCTCCGACCGGATCACCCGGGTGAAGACCCTGCCGATGAACCCCGCGACCAGCACCGACCGCACCACCTGGGTCAACGACTCGCGCCACCACGGTATTTCGATGAACCCGTCCGGCACGAAACTCTGCGTCGCCGGAACGATGGACGACTATGCGACCGTCGTCGACCGGGCCACCCTCCAGGAGGGCCCGCTCGTCACCGCTTCGAAGCCGTACTGGGCGACCGTCAGCGGTGACGGCAAGGACTGCATCGTCTCCGAGAGCGGCGCCGACCAGGTCACCGCCATCGACTTCGCCACAGGGCAGAAGACGGTGTCGGTGCCGGTCGGCGACCACCCCCAGCGTGTTCGCCTCGGCCATGTGGAGGCGAACTGGACCGGCCCTTCGACTAGTTGA
- a CDS encoding TetR/AcrR family transcriptional regulator produces MAGRIKQPTGRYGGRTAAERQAERRSRFLAAALQLFGDSPGFRSTTIAALSEAAGLSTRQFYEEFRTLEDVLAALHLQVNDWAEQAALAALADAQDLPLVERATAIFRAYAANVTADPRRTRITFVEIIGVSPRLEEQRLARRARWVDFICAEATAAADRGEAVPRDYRIAATAFIGSVNGLLHDWRAGWVAATLDEVVEELVRQLLGILRPVGWNP; encoded by the coding sequence GTGGCGGGCAGGATCAAACAGCCGACCGGCCGTTACGGAGGCAGGACCGCCGCGGAACGGCAGGCCGAGCGACGCTCGCGCTTTCTGGCCGCCGCGCTCCAACTCTTCGGTGACAGCCCGGGGTTCAGATCCACGACCATCGCGGCGCTGAGCGAGGCGGCGGGACTGTCGACGCGTCAGTTCTACGAGGAGTTCCGCACCCTCGAGGACGTGCTGGCCGCCCTCCACCTCCAGGTCAACGACTGGGCCGAGCAGGCTGCTCTGGCCGCCCTCGCCGACGCCCAGGACCTGCCGCTCGTCGAGCGCGCCACCGCGATCTTCCGCGCCTACGCCGCGAACGTGACGGCGGACCCGCGCCGCACCCGCATCACCTTCGTCGAGATCATCGGCGTCAGTCCGCGCCTGGAGGAGCAGCGGCTCGCCCGCCGGGCACGCTGGGTCGACTTCATCTGCGCCGAGGCGACCGCGGCCGCCGACCGCGGCGAGGCGGTGCCCCGCGACTACCGGATCGCCGCCACCGCCTTCATCGGCAGCGTCAACGGCCTCCTGCACGACTGGCGCGCAGGATGGGTGGCGGCCACGCTCGACGAGGTGGTCGAGGAACTGGTCCGTCAGCTGCTGGGGATCCTGCGACCGGTGGGGTGGAACCCGTAG